A stretch of Henckelia pumila isolate YLH828 chromosome 4, ASM3356847v2, whole genome shotgun sequence DNA encodes these proteins:
- the LOC140894577 gene encoding peptide-N4-(N-acetyl-beta-glucosaminyl)asparagine amidase A-like, whose protein sequence is MTPPLLYLPLLCCLSFFHRRPLAAANLHSSRSIFWPSPSSEPTSLSTGDTPPTTYFEVTNPISLPNTKPCSYLVLQHDFAFTYGKPPVFANYTPPWDCPSQKFARIVLEWTATCKGRQFDRIFGVWLGGVEILRSCTAEPRATGIVWTAKKDITRYHSLLMNNQILAVYMGNLVDSTYTGVYHVNVSLHFYPTEEGSGYSEVGSAEMGDTFGSGADLILPISRNIPLNDGLWFEIENSTNVVSKVFKIPQNAYKAVLEVYVSYHENDEFWYGNYPNEYISANNLTGAAGNGPFREVLVSLDNMIIGAVFPFTVVYTGGINPLLWRPITGIGSFDLPSYDIEITPLLGKILDGNAHEFAFSVTNALNVWYIDANLHVWLDKGSEKTQGKVIEHSTSPLSMSLLSNFTGLDGLFITNATRSVILSGWVNSSHGLLMTKSLQRFEYTNSMVMKKNGNLQILNQEIFFNSSVNTNMPSCTKSLKAYRLYMYLEDVDKGNGSSVSVSNVSLGINEKKQMASNSGLSTTKLKNAQKAQGYVLVKGNLVASGLGSTQQKYDFVGDKSCYFRSISSSNYTILHDKESNSCADNRPHARGKDFIGTKFIGGRKRLI, encoded by the coding sequence ATGACTCCGCCTCTCCTCTACCTACCCCTCCTCTGTTGTCTCAGTTTTTTCCACCGACGGCCGCTCGCCGCCGCAAACCTCCATTCATCAAGATCCATTTTCTGGCCAAGTCCCAGTTCAGAACCCACCTCGTTGTCCACCGGAGACACTCCTCCAACCACCTACTTCGAAGTGACAAACCCCATTTCACTTCCCAATACCAAACCTTGCTCATATTTAGTTTTACAACATGATTTTGCATTCACTTACGGCAAGCCCCCTGTTTTTGCTAACTACACTCCCCCCTGGGATTGCCCTTCTCAGAAATTTGCAAGAATCGTTCTTGAATGGACGGCAACTTGCAAAGGCCGGCAATTTGATAGAATCTTCGGTGTGTGGCTTGGTGGGGTTGAGATACTTAGGAGCTGCACTGCTGAGCCTAGGGCCACAGGCATTGTTTGGACAGCGAAGAAGGACATTACTAGGTATCATTCTTTGCTGATGAATAATCAGATTCTTGCTGTTTATATGGGAAATCTTGTGGATAGTACATACACTGGTGTGTACCATGTTAATGTTTCTCTTCATTTCTATCCCACGGAAGAGGGTTCTGGTTACAGTGAGGTTGGCTCTGCTGAAATGGGTGATACGTTTGGTTCTGGAGCTGATTTGATCCTGCCCATTTCAAGAAATATTCCTCTAAATGATGGGTTGTGGTTTGAAATTGAGAATTCCACCAATGTAGTGTCCAAGGTATTCAAAATACCCCAGAATGCATACAAGGCTGTGTTAGAGGTGTATGTGTCGTATCATGAAAATGATGAATTTTGGTATGGAAATTATCCGAATGAGTATATTTCTGCTAATAACCTCACTGGTGCAGCTGGGAATGGACCCTTCAGGGAGGTGCTGGTGAGCTTAGATAATATGATCATCGGTGCAGTTTTCCCGTTCACCGTGGTCTACACCGGAGGCATAAATCCTCTCCTGTGGAGACCAATCACTGGCATTGGTTCCTTTGATCTCCCTTCATATGACATTGAGATTACTCCTTTATTAGGAAAGATCTTAGATGGAAATGCTCATGAATTTGCATTCAGCGTGACAAATGCTTTAAATGTTTGGTACATCGACGCAAATTTGCACGTTTGGTTGGACAAGGGTAGTGAGAAAACACAAGGGAAGGTGATCGAACACAGTACCTCACCACTTTCCATGTCTCTTCTTTCCAATTTCACAGGTCTTGATGGATTGTTCATCACAAATGCTACTAGGTCGGTGATTTTAAGCGGATGGGTGAATTCTTCTCATGGATTGCTCATGACCAAATCACTACAGAGATTCGAATATACCAACAGCATGGTGATGAAAAAGAATGGGAATTTACAGATTTTGAAtcaagaaatatttttcaacagCAGTGTCAACACCAATATGCCATCTTGTACCAAATCTTTGAAGGCATATCGCCTTTACATGTATTTGGAAGACGTTGACAAAGGGAATGGGAGCTCTGTTTCTGTGTCTAATGTGAGTTTAGGTATCAATGAGAAGAAACAGATGGCTTCCAATTCGGGACTCTCTACCACCAAGCTCAAGAATGCACAAAAGGCGCAAGGTTACGTTCTTGTCAAAGGAAACTTAGTAGCGAGTGGATTAGGAAGCACCCaacaaaaatatgattttgttggTGATAAGTCATGCTATTTTAGGAGTATTAGTAGTTCAAATTACACCATTTTACATGACAAAGAGAGCAATAGTTGCGCGGACAATAGACCACATGCTCGTGGGAAGGATTTTATTGGGACTAAATTTATTGGTGGTAGGAAAAGGCTCATTTGA
- the LOC140866213 gene encoding uncharacterized protein — protein sequence MSRRYHTTELGCIAGEDLSDLGAGKEGWLVENANLLVSLDTRSLALANRSLILLIHWSNSRDGRPDPDNNRTVKILPDLSPIEAEYISAVECLVFNDDAKALAVGTSCGYLLIYSFSGHLIHRQFVNSGRILKLRVRGTKQDLTSDASSEEVCVVMPGVIARFEGSDIKNFLQRWFQGAHSRFWDQDLDDGNSGDSRTDTRIPYQLWNVSKYGLCADAAITGVMPPPLMEIQSSQGYYRAVTIGDDAVISAFRLSVDKSRSLVGAILSKVVPATFSTIASFSKFIWRSEEKPTKKPEAKSQPFARSSPLTCLKDHPRKGEKLTLSPSGTLAAITDSLGRILLLDTQALVVVRLWKGYREANCLFVEMLASKDTAASRPASYAYLKSDYCLCLAIHAPRKGIVEVWQMRTGPRLLTIPCPKGSKILQPTYRFTSAMSSSSSYVPLEVFFLNGDSGQISVLNRFIH from the exons ATGTCACGCCGCTACCACACGACGGAGCTCGGCTGCATCGCCGGCGAAGATTTATCTGATCTCGGCGCCGGAAAGGAAGGCTGGCTTGTGGAGAATGCCAACCTCCTTGTTTCCCTGGATACTCGCTCGCTCGCGCTAGCTAATCGCTCTTTGATCCTCCTCATCCACTGGTCAAATTCAAGAGACGGTCGACCGGATCCGGATAACAACCGGACCGTCAAGATTCTACCCGATCTCTCCCCCATCGAGGCCGAATACATCTCCGCCGTCGAGTGTCTCGTTTTCAACGATGATGCTAAAGCTCTCGCCGTCGGCACCTCGTGCGGTTACCTATTGATTTATTCGTTCAGTGGTCATCTCATTCATAGACAG TTTGTAAATTCTGGAAGGATTCTTAAGTTAAGGGTGCGTGGAACTAAACAAGATCTTACGAGTGATGCATCTTCGGAGGAGGTTTGTGTTGTCATGCCTGGTGTGATTGCTCGTTTTGAAGGATCTGATATTAAG AATTTTCTTCAACGGTGGTTTCAAGGAGCACATTCTCGGTTTTGGGATCAGGACTTGGATGATGGAAATTCAGGGGATTCCAGAACTGATACGAGAATTCCTTACCAGCTATGGAATGTTAGCAAGTATGGCCTATGCGCTGACGCAGCTATAACTGGTGTCATGCCTCCACCTTTGATGGAGATTCAG TCAAGTCAAGGCTACTATCGTGCTGTCACTATTGGAGACGATGCTGTGATTTCAGCATTTAG ACTTTCAGTGGACAAGAGTAGATCACTGGTTGGAGCTATCTTGTCTAAAGTTGTTCCTGCAACTTTTTCCACAATAGcttcattttcaaaatttatttggcGGAGCGAAGAAAAGCCAACTAAAAAGCCAGAAGCAAAATCACAACCCTTCGCCCGAT CATCCCCTCTGACTTGTCTGAAGGATCACCCAAGGAAGGGTGAGAAACTCACATTATCACCTAGTGGTACTCTGGCTGCAATAACTGATTCGCTTGGCCGTATTTTGCTCTTAGACACGCAAGCACTGGTCGTTGTTCGCTTATGGAAG GGATATCGTGAAGCAAACTGCTTGTTTGTGGAGATGCTTGCAAGTAAAGATACTGCAGCTTCACGGCCTGCAAGTTATGCATATTTGAAAAGTGATTATTGTCTATGTTTGGCCATCCACGCTCCTCGGAAAGGAATAGTTGAG GTTTGGCAAATGAGGACAGGACCTCGGCTTCTGACCATTCCGTGTCCTAAGGGTAGTAAAATACTGCAACCCACGTACAGATTTACTTCAGCAATGTCATCTTCATCATCGTACGTGCCCTTGGAAGTTTTCTTTCTGAATGGAGACTCTGGTCAAATATCGGTTCTTAACCGATTCATTCATTGA